In Phreatobacter stygius, a genomic segment contains:
- a CDS encoding helix-turn-helix domain-containing protein → MTVPDSSPQRPQLGDCLKAARRARGLTLKDVSARTGMALSTLSKVENHQMSLTYDKLLQLSAGLGMEVAELFHPAEMNAPVSAMPTARRSISRKGEGQFVRTKAYGYSYQNTELLGKRMIPIIAELTARSLDEFGPLMRHSGEEYLLVLEGRVAVHTEFYAPELLEPGDGIYIDSTMAHAYLNVGDGPARAICVCSADSPDLYEQLQTLARRSAIPKADDREI, encoded by the coding sequence ATGACCGTCCCTGATTCATCTCCTCAGCGCCCTCAGCTCGGCGATTGCCTGAAGGCCGCCCGGCGCGCCCGCGGCCTGACCTTGAAAGATGTCTCGGCACGGACCGGCATGGCGCTTTCGACCCTGTCGAAGGTCGAGAACCACCAGATGTCGCTGACCTATGACAAGCTCTTGCAGTTGAGCGCCGGGCTCGGCATGGAGGTGGCGGAACTGTTCCATCCGGCCGAGATGAACGCGCCGGTCAGCGCCATGCCGACGGCGCGCCGCAGCATCAGCCGCAAGGGTGAAGGGCAGTTCGTCCGGACCAAGGCCTATGGCTATTCCTATCAAAACACCGAGCTTCTGGGGAAGCGGATGATCCCGATCATCGCCGAGCTCACGGCCCGGAGCCTGGACGAATTCGGGCCGCTGATGCGGCATTCCGGCGAGGAATATCTGCTGGTGCTCGAGGGCCGCGTCGCCGTCCATACCGAGTTCTATGCCCCCGAACTGCTGGAGCCGGGCGACGGCATCTATATCGACAGCACCATGGCCCACGCCTATCTGAATGTCGGCGACGGGCCGGCCCGGGCGATCTGCGTGTGCAGCGCCGACAGCCCCGACCTTTACGAGCAGCTCCAGACCCTGGCGCGCCGCAGCGCGATCCCGAAAGCGGATGACCGGGAAATCTGA
- a CDS encoding M81 family metallopeptidase, with translation MKIFMATLATETNTFSPIPTGRAAFTGGGREWFRNDGSRHPATTANIPLIAWRKQGEADGHQVVESICTFAQPAGTTLRDIYEELRDTLLADLKAAMPVDVVLLFMHGAMVAEGYDDCEGDTLARVREVVGPDVKIGIELDLHCHLTELMRSSATAIVTFKEYPHTDIGDRAPELYRLCLDAASGKTRPVMAYHDCRMIGTFRPTQEPLRGFVDRMMAMEGKDGILSVSFGHGFPWADVPDVGAKVVVIADGDQAKAKALAARLGRELWDLREAITARLDSIDEALDAVLADGKGLVVLADAADNPGGGAPADSTFLLKRIRERGITGAVLGCFWDPQAVQFCIEAGEGARFLLRVGGKCGPASGDAVDLMVTVRKIAPDHSQAGLSGGRSSFGPSVWVSADGIDLVLVTRRAQTFAPDAFTGLGLTLHDKLLVAVKSSQHFQAAFAPIARQVRYVSSPGALQFAYAEIPYTRLASPFWPRVADPFAVN, from the coding sequence ATGAAGATTTTCATGGCGACGCTCGCCACCGAGACCAACACCTTTTCACCGATCCCGACAGGCCGGGCGGCCTTTACCGGTGGCGGACGGGAATGGTTCCGCAACGACGGCAGCCGGCACCCGGCCACTACGGCCAACATCCCCCTGATCGCCTGGCGCAAGCAGGGCGAAGCGGACGGCCATCAGGTCGTCGAGAGCATCTGCACCTTCGCCCAACCGGCCGGCACCACCTTGCGCGATATCTACGAGGAGCTGCGCGACACCCTGCTCGCGGATCTGAAAGCCGCCATGCCGGTCGACGTGGTCCTGCTGTTCATGCATGGCGCCATGGTGGCGGAAGGTTATGACGATTGCGAGGGCGATACGCTGGCACGGGTCCGGGAGGTTGTCGGCCCGGATGTGAAGATCGGCATCGAGCTCGACCTGCATTGTCATCTGACCGAGCTGATGCGTAGCTCGGCGACGGCAATCGTGACCTTCAAGGAATATCCCCATACCGATATCGGCGACCGGGCGCCGGAACTTTATCGCCTGTGCCTGGATGCCGCTTCCGGCAAGACCCGGCCGGTCATGGCCTATCACGACTGCCGGATGATCGGCACCTTCCGGCCGACCCAGGAGCCGCTGCGCGGTTTCGTCGACCGGATGATGGCGATGGAAGGCAAGGACGGCATTCTCTCGGTGTCGTTCGGCCACGGCTTTCCCTGGGCCGACGTGCCCGATGTCGGCGCCAAGGTGGTCGTCATCGCCGACGGCGACCAAGCCAAGGCCAAGGCATTGGCTGCCCGGCTCGGCCGCGAATTGTGGGATCTGCGCGAGGCGATCACCGCCCGGCTCGACAGCATCGACGAAGCGCTCGACGCGGTCCTCGCCGACGGCAAGGGCCTCGTCGTGCTCGCCGACGCGGCCGACAACCCCGGCGGCGGCGCGCCGGCCGACAGCACCTTCCTGCTCAAGCGCATCCGCGAGCGCGGCATCACCGGCGCGGTCCTCGGCTGCTTCTGGGATCCGCAGGCGGTCCAGTTCTGCATCGAGGCCGGCGAGGGCGCGCGCTTTCTCCTGCGTGTCGGCGGCAAATGTGGTCCGGCCTCCGGCGATGCCGTCGACCTCATGGTGACGGTGCGCAAGATCGCGCCCGATCATTCGCAAGCCGGCTTGAGCGGCGGCCGCTCGAGTTTCGGCCCCAGCGTCTGGGTTTCCGCCGACGGCATCGATCTCGTCCTGGTGACCAGGCGGGCGCAGACCTTCGCACCGGACGCGTTCACCGGGCTTGGCCTGACCTTGCACGACAAGCTCTTGGTGGCAGTCAAATCGTCGCAGCATTTCCAGGCGGCCTTCGCGCCGATCGCCCGGCAGGTTCGCTACGTCTCCAGCCCCGGCGCGCTGCAATTTGCCTATGCCGAAATTCCCTATACCCGGCTGGCGTCGCCGTTCTGGCCGCGTGTCGCCGATCCCTTCGCCGTAAATTGA
- a CDS encoding ABC transporter substrate-binding protein, with the protein MASMTRRSALGTLAGAALAPLARPAIAQPASTLHFIPSSDLAALDPIWTTGYVVRNHGYMVFDTLFSLDSSFRIRPQMAEGHTVTDDGKTCTIRLREGLKFHDGTAVLARDCVASIRRWAARDGFGQTLMAHTDELAAVDDRTIRFRLKAPFPLLPEALGKLSSPVPFMMPERLALTDPSQQIKEAVGSGPFRFLASEWRQGASAAYSRFDGYVPRNEKPDGMAGGKVVNVARVQWHTIPDASTAMSALRTGQVDWLEVPSPDLLPLVARQRNVTISTLDPIGTYVMLRFNSLVPPFNEVAVRRAVLRAVNQNDYLQPMVGDPKLYRECKAFFPCGTPLSTGTGSAVMDGKLDEARAMLKASQYDGRKVVILASADLPLLAPLGEVTADLLRRLGMQVDLVTTDWGTLLARRASQKPAEDGGWNIFHTTAVAPEFMSPASHLGMRGNGPAGWAGWFTDPKMEALRTAWFAAPDEAAQRKLATEMEQQAFDMAPYVPLGQIQQPTIFRNVVSDIVPASAAVFWNLRKS; encoded by the coding sequence ATGGCCTCGATGACCCGACGGTCCGCGCTTGGCACCCTGGCTGGAGCGGCTCTGGCGCCGCTCGCCCGGCCAGCCATCGCGCAGCCGGCCAGCACGCTGCATTTCATTCCCTCCAGCGATCTCGCCGCGCTCGATCCGATCTGGACCACCGGTTATGTCGTGCGCAACCACGGCTACATGGTCTTCGACACGCTGTTCTCGCTCGACTCGAGCTTTCGCATCCGGCCGCAGATGGCCGAGGGCCATACGGTCACCGACGATGGCAAGACCTGCACGATCCGGCTGCGCGAGGGGCTGAAGTTCCATGACGGGACGGCTGTGCTCGCCCGTGACTGCGTCGCCAGCATTCGCCGCTGGGCCGCGCGCGACGGCTTCGGCCAGACCTTGATGGCCCATACCGACGAACTGGCCGCGGTCGACGACCGCACCATTCGCTTTCGCCTCAAGGCGCCGTTCCCGCTGCTGCCGGAGGCGCTCGGCAAGCTGTCGAGCCCGGTGCCGTTCATGATGCCGGAGCGGCTGGCGCTGACCGACCCGAGCCAGCAGATCAAGGAGGCGGTCGGCTCAGGGCCCTTCCGTTTCCTGGCCAGTGAATGGCGGCAAGGCGCCAGCGCGGCCTATTCCCGCTTCGACGGCTATGTGCCGCGCAACGAAAAGCCGGATGGCATGGCCGGCGGCAAGGTCGTCAATGTCGCGCGCGTCCAGTGGCACACGATCCCCGATGCATCGACCGCCATGTCGGCGCTCAGGACCGGCCAGGTGGATTGGCTCGAAGTGCCGTCGCCCGATCTGCTGCCGCTGGTCGCCAGGCAGCGCAATGTCACCATCTCCACGCTCGATCCGATCGGCACCTATGTGATGCTGCGGTTCAACAGCCTCGTGCCGCCGTTCAACGAGGTCGCGGTGCGCCGCGCCGTGCTGCGCGCCGTCAACCAGAACGACTACCTCCAGCCCATGGTCGGCGATCCCAAGCTCTACCGCGAGTGCAAGGCCTTTTTCCCCTGCGGCACGCCGCTCTCGACCGGAACCGGTTCGGCCGTGATGGACGGCAAGCTCGACGAAGCCCGGGCCATGCTGAAGGCGAGCCAATATGACGGCCGCAAGGTCGTCATCCTGGCTTCCGCCGACCTGCCGCTTCTGGCGCCTTTGGGCGAGGTCACCGCCGACCTGTTGCGCCGGCTCGGCATGCAGGTCGATCTCGTCACCACCGACTGGGGCACCTTGCTGGCCAGGCGGGCGTCGCAAAAGCCGGCCGAGGACGGCGGCTGGAACATTTTCCACACCACCGCGGTCGCGCCGGAATTCATGAGCCCGGCCTCCCATCTCGGCATGCGCGGCAACGGGCCGGCGGGCTGGGCCGGCTGGTTCACCGATCCGAAGATGGAGGCGCTCCGCACCGCCTGGTTCGCCGCCCCCGACGAAGCGGCCCAGCGCAAGCTCGCCACCGAGATGGAGCAGCAGGCCTTCGACATGGCGCCCTATGTGCCGCTCGGCCAGATTCAGCAGCCGACGATCTTCCGCAACGTGGTCAGCGATATCGTTCCCGCCAGCGCGGCGGTGTTCTGGAACCTGCGCAAGAGCTGA
- a CDS encoding amidohydrolase family protein, with translation MLIDAHQHFWSLARGDYGWLTPALGPIHRDFGPADLGPLIARHGIARTILVQAAPTPEETEFLLAIARDEAWVAGVIGWADFAAADAPAAIARLSGDPLLVGLRPMVQDIADDDWLIQPSLRPAFEALAATGLVFDALVLPRHLPRLLNVAKRHPDLTIVIDHLAKPPIAEGRLDPWRADMAALAALPNVACKLSGMVTEAGPGWTTAQLAPYAAHVLAVFDAERLLWGSDWPVATLAAGYDDWVAATGDLLGQLSPESRAAVLGGNAARIYLGRRGRGANPA, from the coding sequence ATGTTGATCGACGCTCATCAGCACTTCTGGTCGCTCGCGCGTGGCGACTATGGCTGGCTGACGCCGGCGCTCGGGCCGATCCATCGCGATTTCGGCCCAGCCGATCTTGGTCCCCTGATCGCCCGCCACGGCATCGCCAGGACCATTCTGGTGCAGGCGGCGCCGACACCGGAAGAAACCGAATTCCTGCTGGCGATCGCGCGGGACGAGGCGTGGGTGGCGGGTGTGATCGGCTGGGCCGATTTCGCCGCCGCCGATGCGCCGGCGGCGATCGCCAGGCTCTCGGGCGACCCGTTGCTGGTCGGCCTGCGCCCGATGGTCCAGGACATTGCCGATGATGACTGGCTGATACAGCCGTCGCTGCGGCCGGCCTTCGAGGCGCTTGCCGCGACCGGCCTGGTCTTCGATGCCCTGGTGCTGCCGCGCCATCTCCCGCGCCTGCTGAATGTCGCGAAACGCCACCCCGATCTGACCATCGTCATCGACCACCTGGCGAAACCGCCGATCGCCGAGGGCCGGCTCGATCCCTGGCGCGCCGACATGGCGGCGCTCGCGGCCTTGCCGAATGTCGCCTGCAAGCTCTCCGGAATGGTCACCGAGGCCGGGCCTGGCTGGACCACGGCGCAACTCGCGCCCTATGCCGCCCATGTCCTAGCGGTGTTCGACGCGGAGCGCCTGTTATGGGGATCCGACTGGCCGGTGGCGACGCTCGCGGCAGGCTATGATGACTGGGTCGCGGCGACCGGCGACCTGCTCGGCCAGCTGTCGCCGGAGAGCCGTGCGGCGGTGCTCGGCGGCAATGCCGCCCGCATCTATCTCGGCCGGCGGGGCCGCGGCGCGAACCCGGCGTGA
- a CDS encoding helix-turn-helix domain-containing protein: MRNLALRARWVSLENLLSIFDELHGRQFLLTPTQSKEKLPNMKMQDDALLGLGARIRALREERGMKLKELADGAGLSDAFVSRLERGQVSSSVANLIQIAQVLEIGVGELFAAAPDQLRSDVTVHRIGDAGEAQAIPATGYRWSLFAGGMPNDDLEVFHLVFPRKNRMDLMVSHPGQEYCYVISGRIQFHVGAESFDLAPGEGIFLNSELPHRADNIGDDEARVLMVVAKSPLKTEHFDWWRVPTASQSMRQSKTKSG; encoded by the coding sequence GTGCGCAATCTTGCCTTGCGCGCTCGATGGGTTTCACTGGAAAATCTGCTGTCCATTTTTGACGAGTTGCATGGAAGACAATTTCTATTGACACCAACGCAATCGAAGGAAAAACTGCCAAACATGAAAATGCAAGATGATGCACTGCTCGGACTGGGCGCACGCATCCGCGCGCTGCGCGAGGAACGCGGCATGAAGCTGAAGGAGCTGGCCGATGGTGCCGGGCTCTCCGACGCCTTCGTCTCGCGGCTTGAACGCGGCCAGGTCTCGAGTTCGGTCGCCAACCTCATCCAGATCGCCCAGGTCCTGGAGATCGGTGTCGGCGAACTGTTCGCGGCCGCGCCGGATCAGCTGCGCAGCGATGTCACCGTGCATCGGATCGGCGATGCCGGCGAAGCCCAGGCCATCCCCGCCACCGGCTATCGCTGGTCGCTGTTTGCCGGCGGCATGCCGAACGACGACCTGGAGGTCTTTCACCTGGTCTTTCCGAGGAAGAACCGGATGGATCTCATGGTCTCGCATCCGGGCCAGGAATATTGCTACGTGATCAGCGGGCGCATCCAGTTCCACGTTGGCGCCGAGAGCTTCGATCTGGCCCCTGGCGAGGGCATCTTCCTGAATTCCGAATTGCCGCATCGCGCCGACAACATCGGAGACGACGAAGCGCGCGTGCTGATGGTCGTCGCGAAATCTCCACTGAAGACCGAACATTTCGACTGGTGGAGAGTCCCCACCGCATCCCAGTCGATGCGGCAATCCAAGACCAAATCAGGCTAA
- a CDS encoding cupin domain-containing protein codes for MQTVAITPSGAHLPYEIKHMDDIGWETIRWPGETGKMLFHPRPERPTEPNAGILRLEPGAHHPLHNHDFAQVWYILSGEFKIDDTLCKPGTMIFHPDPHFEGKFETATGGDILIVQYPGPTTGGRPIYAGRFDMDKRRDVADERTDL; via the coding sequence ATGCAGACGGTGGCCATCACGCCCAGCGGCGCGCATTTGCCTTATGAAATCAAGCATATGGACGACATCGGCTGGGAAACCATCCGGTGGCCGGGCGAGACCGGCAAGATGCTGTTTCATCCGCGCCCCGAGCGGCCGACCGAGCCCAATGCCGGCATTCTCCGGCTCGAGCCGGGCGCCCACCATCCTCTGCACAACCACGATTTCGCGCAGGTCTGGTACATTCTCAGCGGCGAATTCAAGATCGACGACACGCTCTGCAAGCCCGGAACCATGATCTTCCATCCCGATCCCCATTTCGAAGGCAAGTTCGAAACGGCGACCGGCGGCGATATCCTGATCGTGCAATATCCCGGACCGACCACCGGCGGACGACCGATCTATGCCGGGCGTTTCGACATGGACAAGCGCCGCGACGTCGCGGACGAGCGCACCGATCTCTGA
- a CDS encoding SDR family oxidoreductase encodes MKVAKVVLVTGASSGIGRAAAAMLHDRGHIVYGTSRDPERHPAAWRMIRLDVADDSSVAAAMATILAEQSRIDAVVNNAGLVLAGAVEDTTLAEARQLFETNLFGALRVTRAALPAMRAQRAGVIVNIGSLAGRVGLPFQGLYSASKFALEGLSESLRLEVAGFGVQVTLVAPGDTATSVVDNRQRTEASGLEASAYAGVFPRVLATFEAEERAGSPAVGVARRIADIVEGRATAPRYVVGPLAQRILVAGRAFIPARLFQWGLGIYYRLRP; translated from the coding sequence ATGAAAGTCGCCAAGGTCGTGCTGGTCACCGGAGCGTCGTCGGGCATCGGCCGCGCCGCTGCGGCCATGCTCCATGACAGGGGCCATATCGTCTACGGCACCAGCCGGGATCCGGAGCGCCATCCGGCGGCGTGGCGGATGATCCGGCTTGACGTTGCCGACGATAGCTCGGTCGCGGCCGCCATGGCGACCATTCTTGCCGAACAGAGCCGGATCGATGCCGTCGTCAACAATGCCGGCCTGGTGCTGGCCGGCGCGGTCGAAGACACCACGCTCGCCGAGGCGCGCCAGCTGTTCGAGACCAATCTGTTCGGCGCTCTGCGGGTGACCAGGGCGGCCTTGCCGGCCATGCGGGCGCAGCGCGCCGGCGTCATCGTCAACATAGGCTCGCTCGCCGGCCGTGTCGGCCTGCCGTTCCAGGGGCTCTACAGCGCCAGCAAATTTGCGCTCGAAGGCCTGAGCGAGAGCCTGCGGCTGGAGGTTGCCGGCTTCGGTGTCCAGGTCACCCTGGTCGCGCCTGGCGATACCGCCACCAGCGTGGTCGACAATCGCCAGCGAACCGAAGCCTCCGGGCTGGAGGCCTCGGCCTATGCCGGCGTGTTTCCGCGCGTGCTGGCGACCTTCGAGGCGGAAGAACGCGCCGGTTCGCCGGCTGTCGGGGTTGCGCGGCGGATCGCCGACATTGTCGAGGGCCGCGCCACCGCGCCGCGCTACGTGGTTGGCCCGCTGGCCCAGCGCATCCTGGTCGCGGGCAGGGCGTTCATTCCGGCCCGGCTGTTCCAATGGGGGCTCGGCATCTATTATCGGCTCCGGCCCTGA
- a CDS encoding aminotransferase class I/II-fold pyridoxal phosphate-dependent enzyme, with translation MQQNTRPEAAAATTQLSGILRRVGMIGDMIDRSVGNADHPLRIQIERFDGPVQAVIDGRQTTLFGTNSYLGLNFDPRCIAAAEQALRQWGTGSTASRVASGNQDGHVALERTIAKFYDRPDAIVFSTGFMANMGTICGLASDGDLILYDSHCHASIIDACRASGATFKPFKHNDPVDLDRLLKEATVPASRILVVLEGLYSVWGDVGDVKGLATVAKDHGALVFVDEAHGLGLYGDNGRGVTEAQGAEHLVDAIVGTFSKSVGVIGGYCVTMHPALKSLRFLARAYLYTASLPPAVVASARTAIEIIASEPGLRAEMWRKAERFCLGVEALGYSLCAAPGPVGSIRMRGLVQGMDFWRDLLARGIYVNLLIPPATPAGEVLLRFSVSAAHTDADIDKFLDIMREMAPRAISA, from the coding sequence GTGCAGCAGAACACCCGGCCCGAAGCTGCGGCCGCTACCACGCAACTGTCCGGCATCCTCCGCCGCGTCGGCATGATCGGCGACATGATCGACCGCTCGGTCGGCAATGCCGATCATCCGCTCAGGATCCAGATCGAGCGGTTCGACGGTCCGGTCCAAGCGGTGATCGACGGCCGCCAGACCACGCTTTTCGGCACCAACAGCTATCTTGGCCTGAATTTCGATCCGCGCTGCATCGCCGCCGCCGAACAGGCGTTGCGCCAGTGGGGCACCGGCTCGACCGCTTCACGTGTCGCCTCGGGCAATCAGGACGGCCACGTCGCGCTCGAACGAACCATCGCGAAATTTTACGATCGTCCTGATGCCATCGTGTTCTCGACCGGCTTCATGGCCAATATGGGCACCATTTGTGGCCTGGCGAGCGATGGCGACCTGATTCTTTATGACAGCCATTGCCACGCCAGCATCATCGATGCCTGCCGGGCGAGCGGCGCCACCTTCAAGCCGTTCAAGCACAATGATCCGGTCGATCTCGACCGCCTGTTGAAGGAAGCGACGGTTCCGGCCTCGCGCATCCTGGTGGTGCTGGAGGGGCTCTATTCGGTCTGGGGCGATGTCGGCGACGTCAAGGGCCTGGCGACCGTCGCAAAAGACCATGGCGCGCTGGTCTTCGTCGACGAGGCTCATGGCCTCGGCCTTTACGGCGATAACGGCCGGGGTGTCACCGAGGCGCAGGGTGCCGAACATCTGGTCGATGCCATCGTCGGCACCTTCTCCAAGAGTGTCGGGGTCATCGGCGGCTATTGCGTCACGATGCATCCGGCGCTCAAGTCGCTGCGTTTCCTCGCCCGGGCCTATCTTTATACCGCCTCCTTGCCGCCGGCGGTCGTCGCTTCGGCGCGCACCGCCATCGAGATCATCGCGTCCGAACCGGGCTTGCGTGCCGAGATGTGGCGCAAGGCCGAGCGGTTCTGCCTGGGTGTCGAGGCGCTCGGTTACAGTCTCTGTGCGGCGCCCGGCCCGGTCGGCTCGATCCGCATGCGAGGGCTGGTCCAGGGCATGGATTTCTGGCGCGACCTGCTGGCGCGCGGCATCTATGTCAACCTGCTGATCCCGCCGGCGACGCCGGCGGGCGAGGTGCTGCTGCGCTTTTCGGTTTCGGCCGCCCATACCGATGCGGATATCGACAAGTTCCTCGATATCATGCGTGAAATGGCACCGCGGGCGATCTCGGCCTGA
- a CDS encoding fatty acid desaturase family protein, with the protein MEARQNEKSDSAVLLKAAHRLTADLMQPNPVLYWVDLIASSGLGYGALAAAVAPTLPVPLRIAAGIIAVLALYRAILFIHELTHVRLSTLPGFWTGWNILVGIPLLTPSFFYEGVHTLHHAKTHYGTVRDPEYLPLGHNRPVELILFTFAALFFPLLLILRSLILVPLAAVIPPLRRLMVERLSALVINPEFRRPPLTPTLARRWLVLETVTCLYAWGVAALVLSGAISWTSVAIVLAIAAGIALTNQFRTLLAHHWENEGEEMDAVEQLLDTVNVPPPAMLPMLWAPVGLRYHGLHHFLPGLPYHNLGEAHRRMVTALPADNAYQQTSSTGAVEVLARLLAHQARAKELRRERKA; encoded by the coding sequence GTGGAAGCCAGGCAGAATGAAAAAAGCGACAGCGCCGTCCTGCTGAAAGCCGCCCACCGCCTGACCGCCGATCTGATGCAGCCCAATCCGGTGCTCTACTGGGTCGACCTGATCGCCAGTTCCGGCCTCGGCTACGGCGCGCTGGCGGCCGCGGTGGCGCCGACGCTACCGGTTCCGCTGCGCATCGCGGCCGGCATCATTGCCGTGCTGGCACTCTACCGCGCGATCCTGTTCATCCACGAACTGACCCATGTCCGGCTGTCGACCTTGCCCGGCTTCTGGACCGGCTGGAACATCCTGGTCGGCATTCCCCTGCTGACCCCCTCGTTCTTCTACGAGGGCGTGCACACGCTGCATCACGCCAAGACCCATTACGGCACCGTGCGCGACCCGGAATACCTGCCGCTCGGCCATAACCGGCCGGTCGAACTCATTCTGTTCACTTTCGCCGCGCTGTTCTTCCCGCTGCTGCTGATCCTCCGCTCGCTCATCCTGGTGCCGCTCGCGGCGGTCATTCCGCCGCTCCGGCGCCTGATGGTGGAGCGCCTGTCGGCGCTGGTGATCAATCCGGAGTTCCGCCGGCCGCCGCTGACGCCGACGCTCGCCCGGCGCTGGCTGGTGCTGGAAACCGTCACCTGCCTTTATGCCTGGGGGGTTGCCGCCCTGGTGCTGTCAGGCGCGATCTCCTGGACTTCGGTCGCCATCGTGCTGGCGATCGCCGCCGGCATCGCCCTGACCAACCAGTTCCGCACGCTGCTGGCGCACCATTGGGAGAACGAAGGCGAGGAGATGGATGCGGTCGAGCAATTGCTCGACACCGTCAACGTGCCGCCGCCGGCCATGCTGCCCATGCTGTGGGCCCCCGTCGGGCTGCGCTATCACGGGCTGCACCATTTCCTGCCCGGCCTGCCCTATCACAATCTCGGCGAGGCGCATCGCCGGATGGTGACGGCGCTGCCGGCCGACAATGCCTATCAGCAGACCTCGAGCACGGGCGCGGTCGAGGTGCTGGCCAGGCTTCTGGCGCACCAGGCGCGCGCCAAGGAGCTGCGCCGCGAGCGGAAGGCCTGA
- a CDS encoding MaoC family dehydratase: MTAETLAVGSQLPEHRFGPIDAAAVRCYAEASGDANPIHVDAGAAKAIGLDGPIVQGMLLMGLVDSALAAWLPQARCDKLSSRFALPVAVGSPVTVAARVVRLDSPEGRRRVTLRIFVRDGADKVVALAEAVLTG, encoded by the coding sequence ATGACCGCCGAGACGCTTGCCGTCGGCAGCCAATTGCCCGAGCATCGTTTCGGGCCGATCGACGCGGCGGCCGTCCGGTGTTACGCCGAGGCCTCGGGCGACGCCAATCCGATCCATGTCGATGCGGGCGCCGCCAAGGCGATCGGCCTCGACGGCCCGATCGTCCAGGGCATGCTGTTGATGGGGCTGGTCGATAGCGCCTTGGCAGCCTGGCTGCCGCAGGCGCGCTGCGACAAGCTTTCGAGCCGCTTTGCCCTGCCGGTCGCCGTCGGCTCGCCGGTGACGGTGGCGGCCCGCGTGGTGCGCCTGGACAGCCCCGAGGGCCGGCGGCGTGTCACGCTCAGGATCTTCGTCCGCGACGGCGCCGACAAGGTGGTGGCGCTGGCCGAAGCGGTGCTGACCGGCTAA
- a CDS encoding beta-ketoacyl-[acyl-carrier-protein] synthase family protein produces MTGRQAVITGIGAISVAGLGVEALWNAAAEGVSGARPLILSRDVGNAVKVAAQIPELDLPQLFPDRKTGFYDRATAFALIAAAEAVKDAGLADAPPFGNRTSVIVGTGIGSAGSIEDAILNLGAGKRPDPLTVPRSMMSASASHIGMTYGCTGTTFVISSACASSSQALGMAMMMVRSGLADRVIVGGTEAIVTPGGMKVWEAMRVLSPDLCRPFSKGRNGLLLGEAGAVLIVEAEEVAKARGARIRARLLGYGTTSDAKDILRPDLDGASDAMAAALDDAGLPPSAVSYVNAHGTGTVLNDTTESEALNRIFGDHIANLPVSSTKPVHGHTLGAAGAVEVVITVRALEEGRIPPTINHAAADPNCPIDCVPNVGRRQPLSVAMSNSFAFGGINAALVIGRAA; encoded by the coding sequence GTGACCGGCAGGCAAGCCGTCATTACCGGCATCGGCGCGATTTCGGTCGCCGGGCTCGGTGTCGAGGCCTTGTGGAATGCCGCCGCCGAGGGCGTTTCCGGCGCGCGCCCGCTGATTCTGTCGCGCGATGTCGGCAATGCGGTGAAGGTCGCGGCCCAGATCCCGGAGCTCGATCTGCCGCAGCTGTTCCCCGACAGAAAAACCGGCTTTTACGATCGGGCCACCGCTTTCGCGCTGATCGCCGCGGCGGAAGCCGTGAAGGATGCCGGCCTTGCCGACGCGCCGCCGTTCGGCAACCGCACCTCGGTGATCGTCGGCACCGGCATCGGCAGCGCCGGCTCGATCGAGGATGCGATCCTCAATCTTGGCGCCGGCAAACGGCCCGATCCGTTGACCGTGCCGCGCTCGATGATGAGCGCCTCGGCCTCCCATATCGGCATGACCTATGGCTGCACCGGCACGACCTTCGTCATTTCCAGCGCCTGCGCTTCGTCGTCGCAGGCGCTCGGCATGGCCATGATGATGGTGCGCTCAGGGCTCGCCGACCGGGTCATCGTCGGCGGCACCGAGGCCATCGTCACGCCCGGCGGCATGAAGGTCTGGGAAGCAATGCGCGTGTTGTCGCCGGATCTCTGCCGGCCGTTCTCCAAGGGCCGCAACGGCCTGTTGCTGGGCGAGGCGGGCGCCGTGCTGATCGTCGAGGCCGAAGAGGTCGCCAAGGCGCGCGGCGCCAGGATCCGGGCCCGCCTGCTCGGCTATGGCACGACCAGCGACGCCAAGGACATTCTCCGGCCAGACCTGGACGGCGCTTCCGACGCCATGGCCGCCGCTCTCGACGATGCCGGGCTGCCGCCAAGCGCAGTCAGCTATGTCAACGCCCACGGCACCGGCACGGTGCTGAACGACACGACCGAGAGCGAAGCGCTGAACCGCATCTTCGGCGATCACATTGCCAACCTGCCGGTCAGCTCGACCAAGCCGGTGCACGGCCATACGCTCGGCGCGGCCGGAGCCGTCGAGGTGGTGATCACCGTGCGGGCGCTGGAAGAAGGCCGGATCCCGCCGACGATCAACCATGCCGCGGCCGACCCGAACTGCCCGATCGACTGCGTGCCCAATGTCGGCCGCCGCCAGCCGCTGTCGGTGGCGATGAGCAATTCTTTCGCTTTCGGCGGCATCAATGCCGCGCTGGTCATCGGGCGCGCCGCGTGA